The window CTTCCCGTCCGTGACCTTCGCACGGGTGCGAGGGCTGCTGATTGCGCTGGGCTACGGCTATCCAGTGGCGGCGACGCTGGCGGTGCTGATGACGGAGGCCGAGCGCCAGCCGGTGGAGGTGGAGGGCACCGTCTTCCACGTACCGGTGGGCCCGCGAGTCTGCGTGCAGGGTGCGCCGACGAGCCCGGGGCTGTGCAACGCGGTGTTGCTGCGGCTGGACCGGCGGCTGGCGGGGCTGGCGCGCCGCTATGGTTACACGTACACGCGTTACGCGGACGACCTGACCTTCTCCGGGGACGACGTGGCGGCGCTGCCGAGGGTACGCGCGTTGGCCGCGAGGTACGTGCGGGACGAGGGCTTCGAGGTGAACGGAGAGAAGACGCGGGTGCAGCGCAAGGGTGGTGCGCAGCGTGTCACGGGTGTCACCGTGAACACGGAACTCGGGCTGTCACGTCAGGAGCGCCGCCGCCTGCGAGCGATGATTCACCAGGAAGGCCGAGACGGAGAGGATGCAAAGGAGGAGGCACGCATCGACGGGCTCCTGGCCTACGTGAAGATGCTCAACCCCGAGCAGGCCGCGAGGCTGGCGAAGCGGCGCAAGTCGCGCGGGTCCTGAAGGAGCCTTCCACCGAGGAGCGCTGCTATGGTGTGCGCCGCAGCACTTCCGCACCGAAGGGGGAGCTCATGAATCCGCGATTCCCTGCCGACGGAGCTCCGGACGGCAACCCGAAGCGTCCTGCGACGGTCCTTCGAAGGATGACCGTGGGGCTCGTTCACTGCCTCTTGTGGACGGCCAGCCCGTTCGTGCTCCTGGCGGTCCTGCATGTCACGCTGCTGGAGGGGCTCGACGGCTTGCTCATCCGCGCCGCATTCGGTGAGGACACGACCGAGTACGCAGCCGGGTACTCCGACTGGCGATTCCGCCTGGTCACCCCCGGCATGCCTGACAGCTGGGTGCGAACGCTCCTTGGCCCGCCGCTGGAAGAGCACGCACTGGAGAGGCACAAGCCGAGGTCACTTCATGGGTTGCGCTACAGCCGGAGCTACCGGGACGGCAACTACGCCATCCGGGTTGTCATTCTTGAGAATGGCCGGGTTCGGGAGAAGCGCGCGAGCTATTGGCTCGACTGAATGTGAACCGGGCCGCACGCCAGGGCCCGGAGTCTGCCAACACGGTCAGGCGCAAGGCGGCACAAGTCACGCGGGTCTTGAACGAGGCATCCGCCGATGAAACCTGCCGCCGAGAGTGCCCTGCACCTGCTCCTCGCGAGAGGAGACGACCACGGGCCGGTGCTGGAGGAGGGGCTCGCGGCATCCTCCACGCGAGAAGTGCCGAAGCCTGAGAAGTTCCCGGACCGCGTGGAGGTCCTGATACGGAAGGACTCCAGCGCGGCGCCCAATGACCTGCCGGCCCAGCGTTGGGGCGTGGTGGCTCCGCAGGGCCCGGTGGGCGATGCCCTGCTGAAGGCAATCGCGCCCCTGCTGGCGTACCGCGAGCAGGAGCAACGAGCGCCGGTGAAGCAATACCGGGTGCCTCCGGACCAGGATGCGGCGGCGGCGGTGAAGTGGATGGACCAGGAGCACCGGGCGCGGAGCGTGCCGGAGGAAGAGCAACCGAAGTACCTGCTGCTGCTGGGAGATCTGCACCACGTCTCCCTGGAACTCCAGCAGGTGATGGCACACAGCGCCTACGTGGGACGTGTGCACGTGGGCCTGCCGGATGGCCAGCCGGACCTCGCGGGCTACCGGGCCTATGCGGAGAAGGTGCTGGCCTACGAACAACGCACGGAGCGAGATGCCGCGCCCGAGGTGCTGCTCTACACGGCACGCGATGGAACGAGCGCGACGGAGCAGGGGCACACGCTGCTGATGAAGCCCAGCGCCGAGGCGATACGAACGCAGTGGAAGCAGAAGCACGCGGGGCTGGAGGTGACGGAGGTGCCGTACGAAGCGGCGAGCCCGGCGGGACTGCTGGGCAGGGTGGGCGCGGCACGTTCGGGGTTGCTGCTCTCGGTGGCGCACGGCCTCGGCAGGCCAGCGTCAGGCTGGGCGTCACAGGAGGAGCAGTGGGCCCTGCAGGGCGCGCTGTCGCTGGGGCCTGGATGCTCGCTCACGGGCCAATCCCTGCGGAACACCCCCTTCCTGCCGGGAGGCCTGTGGTTCAGTGTGGCGTGCTTCGGGGCAGCGACGCCCGCGAAGAGTGCCTTCCACTCGTGGCTGTCCCTCCTGGCCCGAGCGGGGGTCTACGGTCAGCGTCCGGACGTGGTGCTGGAGAACCTGCCGAAGCCGGGCGAGCGGCCTTTCCTCTCTGCGCTTCCGCAGGCGCTGCTGGCGAACCCGCGAGGACCGCTGGCCGTCATCGGCCACTGCGACCTGGCATGGACACTCGGCTTCGCGGATGCAGAGGACGTGGGGCAGAGCCGAGCGGAGCGCATCCTCTCCGCGCTGAGGGTCCTGGTGAAGGGCAGCCGCGTGGGAGTGGCGCTCGACGCGCTGATGCAGTTCTACCGGGACGTCAACTTTGCACTGATGGACGAACAACAACTCCGGGAGGACGCGCGCCTCGACGGCACACCGGACCCGTTCGATCCGAAGCGCCACGGCATGAGGTGGATGCTGCGCAATGACCTGCGTGGCTACCTGCTGCTCGGAGACCCGGCTGCGCGCCTGTCGCTGCGGCATGCGGGTTCATGACCTCGGACGCCGGGAAGAGGAGACGCCCTGCCATGGGACGTCTTGAGCGCCCTGAGCCGGCGTCTACGGGGGTGACCATGAAGCCGGCACCGGCGCGCACTCCCGCTCCTCTGCCTGGAGCGCGCGCAGCTGCGCCGTCTGGGCCAGATGTCGCTGCTCCATCGCCCAGGTGAACAGCCAGACCATCACCAAGGCCTTGACCACGAGCACTCCCACGAGAGCCGCCGTCCGGACCCGGGCCCGTCGCTCGCGTCGGGTCCGCTTCAGCTCGAACACCTTGCGCGCCAGCCAGTCGTGCCCCAGCTCGAAGTAGCGGCTACCCTGGTGCTCTTCCGCGTGCAGCACGGCGGCGGACTCCAGCTGGGTGAGCACCGCATCCGCCACGCCCGGTGGCAGCACGGCCCGCGCCTGCTGCTCCGTCATCAACGTGCGGCTCCCGTCGCTGGCCACCAGGTGCTCCTCCAGCAGCTCCCGAGCCGCCTCCTTGTGTGGCCCAAGCCCGTGTAGCGACATCTCCAGATAGCGATGAACGCGAGACTCCGCCTCCGCCATCTCGAGGATGCCGCCCATGCCCCGCTCCTCCCACAGGTCCCGGCAGACAATCTGCGCGAAGGCCGCCTGCACCTCTGCCTCGTCCTTCGCGTCCTGCCCGTCCACCCGCATCTGCCGCATCAGCGGCCGCAGCTCCTCCTCGGGCCAGGACTGCACCGGCATCCCCGACGCCACGAGCCGGCTCGCGACCTTCACCATCTCCCCCACCGTCAGCGGCCCCAGGCGGAAGCCCTGCTCCAGCAGCTCCCGCATCTCACACACCCTGTCCCGGAAGCGTCCCAGGTAGTCCTCCCGCAGCGAGAGCACCACCTGCAGCCCCTGCACCGGCTTGCGCGCCAGCGCACCGATGCCCCGCATCAGCATGCAGGTCTGTTCCAGGCGGCGCCCGGGGAAGAACACCTGCTCGAGCTGGTCCAGATAGATGAGGATGGGCCGGTCCGAGCGCAGCACCGCCAGCTCCACCGCCGCATCCAGCGCGGCCAGGGGCTGCAGCTCCGGTATCACCGGCCCCAGGTCCAGTGCCGCGTGCATCGCCTCCACCAGCCGGCAGAGCGGCGGCTCGTCCGCGAGCCACCCATCGATGCGCACCGTGCGGAACTCGTGGAGCTCCTCGAGCAGCGGGATGACGCCCGCCTGCATCACCGATGACTTCCCCGCCCCCGACGGTCCGAACAGCGTCACGCACGGATGTGCGAGGATGCGGTTGGCCAGCTTCCGGATGGTCTCCTCCCGCCCGAAGAAGCGCTCCCGGTCCGCGGCCCGGTAGGGCTGAGGCCCCTGGAAGGGATTGAGGGATACGCCGTTCATGCCGCCTCCGGACAGAAGGGCGCGGCCACCGGTTCCACGAGCTCACTCAAGTCGGTCTCCACTACCTGCACGCCCTTTCGCCCGGGCAGGCTCGCGCCCGCCACCCACAGCTCCCGCTCTGACTCCCCCGGCTCCAGCAGCGCCAGGCTCCCTCGCGGCAGGGGACGCTCCTCGAACAGCCGGTACAGCATCATCCGGTGGTGCCACGTCAGCATGGACATGCCGAGCAGCAGCACGGGCCGCGCCCGCAGGATGGCCAGCAGCGCGTCTGACAGCTCGTGAGACAGCATCGACTCCAGCTCGCGCACTCCGAGCAGGTAGTCGTCCTCCGTGAGGAACGGCTGCTCGAACCGCTGGCGCGGCAGGTACCCGCGATACAGCCGCAGCAGGAGCACGTCCCGCCTCAGGTCCAGCGACGTCGGCAGCGCGTCCAGCGGCTCCCAGGTGTCCTGCCCGCCCGCGCGTCGCATCACCGGCGCGCGCGACCGCGCGGCCTCCGGCGGCTGCACGACATAGAGCGTGAGGTCCGGCCGCTGCCGGGCCAGCGCCAGCTCCAGCACCGGCCGCCGCAGCAGCGTGACATGGACACCGGGCCCCAGCCGCTTCGCCAGCGACTCCACGATGGGCACGGAGTCGTCGTGCTGCCCGAAGACGTCCTGGAACTCGGAGTCCAGGCTGTCCTTGCCCATGCGGAAGGCATAGCGCTGCGCGAGCGCGCTCATCGACAGCCCGGCCGGAGCGGGGGCGCTCGCCTCTTCCAGGCCCCGCCGCAGCCGCACCCGGAAGGCCTCCAGCATGGAGCGCTCGTCGCTCCACCTGTCGCCGAGCAGCAGCGAGAAGCGCTGGTTGAGCAGCAGCCGCAAGGAGGCCGGCAGCGGGCTTGCCCGCACCGGCGCGGCATGCGGTGCCCCCACCTTGCGCGCCTTGAAGTCGAACAACGTCGCGTCCCGCCCCCGCAGGTACAGCACCGGGGAGAATGCCTCTGCGCTGCCCTGGTGCTGCGTCAGCACCATGCGCCGGGCCTCGCTCAGGCTGTAGGCCACATCCCCCCGGCGAGCCTCCGCCCCCGTCAGCGCCCGGTAGAACGTGGACGAGCACAGCCGCGCCACGTCGGCCTTCACCGGCCACAGGTGCGCGACGACGGCATCCGCGCCGGCCCGGGCGAGCAGCTCCGCCGCGCTCGCCAAGGCTCCGGGCCGCGCGCCCTCGCACGCCTCGAGGACGACGAGGCGCAGGTTGCCGCGAAAGCTCGCCTTGAGCTGCTGGGCCAGCAGCTCCACGTCCACCCAGCACTCCTCGCCGTCCACGTCCGCCAGCCGCAGCCGGGGCGTGCCCGCCTCATCCACCGCGCCATGACAGATGAAGTGGAGGACGTGCGGCACCTGCCCGCCGCGCAGGTGCTCGAACAGCGCGCGCTGGCCGGCCTGCGGCCCTGTGAGGGGCTCCAGCCACTCCAGCTCCCCCGTCGCGATGCGGGCATGCAGCGCGCTCTTGAGCGCGGCGGGTGCGAGCTCGCTCGTGGGAGAGATGACCTGGAGCTTCACCGCGCCGCTCACCTCTCGCGGCTGCCACAGGTCCGCCGAGCTCACGCCGCGCGCGAGGAACAGGTCCGGCGAGTTGCCCAGGAAGCCCCGCTGCGTTCCCGGTGCGCAGAGCGCTTCCCAGGGAAAGGCCTGGAGCTCGCCCTCGCGGAGCATGAGCCTGACGAGTCCCTGCCCCTCGCCCGCCGCGCCGCGCATCCTGTCCAGCACGGTCTGCACGCCCTCGCGGAACAGCGCCCGGTGCAGCGCGCGGGCCTGGCACAGGCGCGCTTCATCGAGCGGCTCGGCACGCTCCGCCGCGGCCTCGACCCACTCCGCGAAGGAGGCCATCGCCTCGAGCCTCGGCTCCAGCAGGTGTGGCGCGGGCTGCTGCCCGTGATTGCCCTGCGCCGTGACTCGCAGCGCGTCGCCCGCCCGGGAGATTTCGATTTCGAGCCACCAGGACAACGTGGATGCCTCCCCCGCCCCTGAAAGAGAAACGGTCGACATCCCAGACATTGCGCCAGGCAAAACCGGAGCTCTATGAACGGATTCACAGGGAAGGCAGGGAATGAACTGAATCCCAAGCAGACATGGACACACAGCCACAGCAGAGAAAAAGTCTTTGCCCTACAAGGGATTGGAGGGGCTAGTGGCTGCCGTCCGGACGAGCCCAGGCCGTCCCGCCAGCCCTCCCATAGAGGGAGCTTCCCGGCAGGCCCCCAACTGTCCGTTCCGCGACACACGACTCACCTTCCCGTCCAGCAGGTCCAGTTCAGACGGGGATGACCATGAAAGTCATAGGACTGATTGCGGCCGTGGCGCTGCTCGGCGCCGGCTGCGCACACAACCAGAAGGAACAGGGAGAGACCGCGGCCACTCCGCCGCCATCGCAGGACACGAGCGTCGCGACACTCCCCGAAGCGCCTCCGCCCCAGGCCAGTGTGACCGCGGCGCCCGAGCTCATCTGTGAGCCCGTGGCCACCGGCGGTTCTGGACAGGGCGCCGTGTCGAGCGCGCCCGCGCAGCCCCTGAAGCAGGACTGCGAGGAGAAGGGCACCGGCGGCGCGGGCCTCCAGCAGCCCGCGACTCCACCGGAGTCCGCGGCGCCCGCCCCCGCCGCCCCGGACGAGGCGACCAGCGGCTCCGCCAGCCTCGGCGGCGCGGCGCAGTCGCAGCAACCCACGCCTCCGGCGCCATCGCCGCTGGGCGCCGCGAATGAGACCTCGGGCATCAGCAGCACGGCGCAGCAGCCTCCCACCGAGCCCTCCGCCGTGGACTCCCCGGCGGAGCCCCAGGGCACGAGCGTGGGCGCCGCGGCCCCCGCGCCGGAAGCGGCTCCTGCGAGCGAGGCACTCGACACCAGTGACGACGCCACGGGCATCGGCGGCGCGGGACAGCAGCCCGCGACTCCCGAGTCCCAGTTCGAGGATGAGAACACGGGCAGCGCCGGAGGCGGTGGGGGCTGAGCCTCGATAGGCCCTCAACTCGAGCGCGGAGACTCCCTGCGTGCGCGGCGGCATCGGAAGCGGGTGGCTGTCACTCCTGGTGACGCTGCTCGGGACGCTGGCCGGTGCCGCCACCCTCCCCTCCGAGCCGGCCCCGTGGCGCTCCGTCCTGCACGCGGGCGTCACGGCAGCCGCGCGTGACTTCGACGGGGAGCTCGCGCTCTACGTCCGCGACGTCGCGACAGGCGAGGAGTACGCCTACAACGCAAGCACTCCCATGTACCTCTCGTCGGCCATCAAGCTGGCCGTGATGCTGGAGGTGCTGCGCCAGATCGACGCGGGAGTGCTCACCCTCCAGACGCCCATCGTCTTCGAGCCCGACGACGTGCGCGACGGCATGGGCCCGCTCGCGCAGGTCCGTCCGGGCACGGCGCTGCCGGTGGAGACGCTCCTCGAGTACATGATGGTGCACAGCGACAACGCAGCAGCGGACCTGCTCATGGGCCACGTCCGCATGGACCGTGTGAATGCGCATCTGGCGCAGCGGGGCCTGCGCTTCGGCCCGCTCGTCACGCTCCTGGAGGACCGGCGCCGCGTCTACGGGAAGCTCGACCCGAGGGGCGCGGAGCTGACGCCCGCGCAGATTCGCGAGCTGGGCCGGCGCAACTCGCTGGGCGCGCGCGCCCGGTTCCTCTCCGAACTGCTGGGCCGCTCGCCCGCGTGGACGGGGCGCGAGCTCGACGCGGCCTTCCAGTCCTTCTACGACGAGGGCACCAACTCCACCTCCATGCACGAGGTGGGCAGGCTGCTCGAACAGGTGGCCCGCTGCGAGGGCCTCGGCCCGGCCTCCTGCAAGCGCGCGCATGATTTGATGCGCAGGTGCCACACGGGGCGCGCGCGGATTCTCGCGGGCCTCCCCTCCACCGCGCGCTGGGCCCACAAGACGGGCACGCAGCACCGGCGCGCCTGCGACGTGGGAATCCTCCAGCTCGCCGAGGGCCGCTCCCTCGTCGTGGCCGCGTGCACCCGGGGCTTCCTTCGCGTCTCGGACGCGGAGCAGCTCTTGGCCGGGCTCGGACGCACGCTGACGCGGGCCTTCAAGGACTTGGCGCCCCTGTCCACGCGGTAGGCGACACACGCCCGGCCGCCCTGGGTACAGTGCCCGGCATGAGCACGACACCGCCCGTTCCGACACCTACCGGCCTTCGCTGGCTGTACCTGCACGGCTTCGCCTCGGGCCCGGACTCCACGAAGGGCGTGGCCATGGCGCGGCACTACGCGGCCCAGGGCCTCCACGTGGAGCGCATCAACCTGCGCGTGCCCTCCATGGAGGAGCTGCGCCTGAGCGCCATGCTGGACACGGTGCGCGCCGCGCTCGGAGGCCCCGAGGACCGCGCCGTCCTCATCGGCTCCAGCCTGGGCGGCCTCGTCGCCTCGCGCGTGGCGGAGCAGGACGCCCGGGTGTGTGCGCTGGTGCTGCTGGCGCCGGCCTTCCGCGTGGTGGAGCAGCTCCACCGCCGCATGGGCGACGCGGGCTGGGCACACTGGGAGAAGGCGGGCTGGATTGAGACGGACGACTTCGCGGAGAAGCGCAAGGTGCGCATCCACTCGGGCTTCATCCCGGACGCGGAGGCGGTGGACGCGCGCACGGGCGGCTGGCCCGACGTGCGGGTCCCCACCCTCATCATCCACGGGCGCGCGGACGACACGTGTCTGCTCCGCTACTCCCACCAGTGGGCCGAGGGCCGACGCCATGTCCGCGTGGTGGAGGTGGACGACGGCCACGAGCTGACCGCCTCCCTGCCCCGCATCACCGCCGAGTCCGACGCCTTCCTCCGCCCCTGGGGAGTGGGCCCCAGGCCCTGAATCATCGTAGATTTGAGCGATAGAGCTGGGGCGTTTCGACCCGCGCTGTTCGCTGCCACGTGAGGCTATCGGCACGCCTGACGCTCCAGCAGGTCACCAAGACGTTTCAACCCACGCCCCTCGCGGTCACGCGGAGCGACTCACCCGCTCGCACGGAGGCATTGTGTCCAGGGTTTCAACCCACGCTCCTCTCGGCCAAGAGGAGCGACGCGTACGGCTGGTAGTTCTCCGGCACCAGGTGGCCGTTTCAACCCACGCTCCTCGCGGTCACGAGGAGCGACCCTACTTCGATTCTACGACCGAAGCGGCAGGCAGGGTTTCAACCCACGCTCCTCGCGGTCACGAGGAGCGACCACCGCCACGGCCTCCAGGACGAGGCCAAGGGAGTTTCAACCCACGCTCCTCGCGGTCACGAGGAGCGACCGGCCGTCTTCAACGTCTCGCGGAGCGCGTCGACGTTTCAACCCACGCTCCTTGCGGTCACGAGGAGCGACCGGCCCGCGGCGCTGGTGGGTGCCACACTGACGCCGTTTCAACCCACGCTCCTCGCGGTCACGAGGAGCGACTGACGACGAGTGCCATGCAGCTCGTCCGCGCCCAGTTTCAACCCACGCTCCTCGCGGTCACGAGGAGCGACCCGTGACAGCGACGTGACAGCGGAGGCCGGAAAAGTTTCAACCCACGCTCCTCGCGGTCACGAGGAGCGACCACGTCAGGTGACTGGATCTTCGAGGTCAACTGGTTTCAACCCACGCTCCTCGCGGTCACGAGGAGCGACCAGCAGGGACGCCGTGTTGGTGTCCGAGGTGGCGTTTCAACCCACGCTCCTCGCGGTCACGAGGAGCGACTGGACCAGGGCAACAACGGCTTCATGCGCAACACGTTTCAACCCACGCTCCTCGCGGTCACGAGGAGCGACTGGACCAGGGCAACAACGGCTTCATGCGCAACACGTTTCAACCCACGCTCCTCGCGGTCACGAGGAGCGACCCGCGTCGCTCACCAGGACGTGCACCGCGCCGCGTTGTTTCAACCCACACTCCTCGCGGTCACGAGGAGCGACGCGCTAAAGCTGCCGGGAGCTGGCCAATGACTCAGTGTTTCAACCCACGCTCCTCGCGGTCACGAGGAGCGACCGAGTGGGTGGCCGAGCTGATCGGCGACCCCTCCAGTTTTCAACCCACGCTCCTCGCGGTCACGAGGAGCGACTGTCGAACACCTACACGGGAGAGGCCGCCTTGACGTTTCAACCCACGCTCCTCGCGGTCACGAGGAGCGACGGCAACTACCGTCCGGGGGAGCGTCGCCGCTCTTGTTTCAACCCACGCTCCTCGCGGTCACGAGGAGCGACGTAGCCAGTGGCGCTGACTGCGGAAGACATCAAGTTTCAACCCACGCTCCTCGCGGTCACGAGGAGCGACGCACGCTGCGCCGTGCTCCAGGCCCTGCGCGTCAGGTTTCAACCCACGCTCCTCGCGGTCACGAGGAGCGACGTTCCGCATCAGCAAGGGGCTCGAGCAGGAAGCGTTTCAACCCACGCTCCTCGCGGTCACGAGGAGCGACTGCGTCTCGCACTGCGCCATGGCACACCCCCAGTTTCAACCCACGCTCCTCGCGGTCACGAGGAGCGACCACCATGCTACCTCCTCGTGTGAAAGGGAGTGCCGGTTTCAACCCACGCTCCTCGCGGTCACGAGGAGCGACTTCTGGCGGCCTGCCGGGCAGTACGTGGTCCCTCCAGTTTCAACCCACGCTCCTTGCGGTCACGAGGAGCGACTGGCACGCGGCCTCGGAGGTGGGACGGGCAGCGGCGGTTTCAACCCACGCTCCTCGCGGTCACGAGGAGCGACCCGGGACACCACGGTGAGCAGCGCCGTATTGACGTTTCAACCCACGCTCCTCGCGGTCACGAGGAGCGACTCGCTGGCGCCGACGCTCAAGGTCGTCCCGGCCCCGTTTCAACCCACGCTCCTCGCGGTCACGAGGAGCGACAAGCCCGCGCGGCTGCGGAGCTGAACGAGCCTGAGTTTCAACCCACGCTCCTCGCGGTCACGAGGAGCGACAGGCAGCCTCGCCCGTCTCGGTGTTCGACAACGTGTTTCAACCCACGCTCCTCGCGGTCACGAGGAGCGACTCCGCCACGGCGGGCAACCCTGGCCCGAGGGCGCGTTTCAACCCACGCTCCTCGCGGTCACGAGGAGCGACGTGGTGGGGCCGTCCTGGGTGTCCTGCACCTGGTTTCAACCCACGCTCCTCGCGGTCACGAGGAGCGACTGCACCGTCTCATACCTCGCAAGGGTGCGCGAATTGTTTCAACCCACCCTCCTCGCGGCCACGAGGAGCGACAGCTCCCCAGAGGGAGCTCACCCCTAACAACGTGTTTCAACCCACGCTCCTCGCGCTCACGAGGAGCGACACGGGCCCTTGTGGGGCACACGCGGTAGTCGTCGCGTTTCAACCCACGCTCCTCGCGGTCACGAGGAGCGATTCGACGACCTGACGGAGCACGGCGAGTTCAAGACGTTTCAACCCACGCTCCTCGCGGTCACGAGGAGCGACGTCATGGACGCGTCGCTGTACGGCTCCCCCACGTTTCAAGCCACGCTCCTCGCGGTCACGAGGAGCGACACAACTCACGTGCCTCGCGGCCCCACGAGTCCTCGTTTCAACCCACGCTCCTCGCGGTCAGGAGGAGCGACATGCCCTCCCCGTCGGCCACCGGCAGCGAGTACGAGTTTCAACCCACGCT of the Pyxidicoccus xibeiensis genome contains:
- a CDS encoding serine hydrolase, translated to MRGGIGSGWLSLLVTLLGTLAGAATLPSEPAPWRSVLHAGVTAAARDFDGELALYVRDVATGEEYAYNASTPMYLSSAIKLAVMLEVLRQIDAGVLTLQTPIVFEPDDVRDGMGPLAQVRPGTALPVETLLEYMMVHSDNAAADLLMGHVRMDRVNAHLAQRGLRFGPLVTLLEDRRRVYGKLDPRGAELTPAQIRELGRRNSLGARARFLSELLGRSPAWTGRELDAAFQSFYDEGTNSTSMHEVGRLLEQVARCEGLGPASCKRAHDLMRRCHTGRARILAGLPSTARWAHKTGTQHRRACDVGILQLAEGRSLVVAACTRGFLRVSDAEQLLAGLGRTLTRAFKDLAPLSTR
- a CDS encoding CHAT domain-containing protein, which encodes MSWWLEIEISRAGDALRVTAQGNHGQQPAPHLLEPRLEAMASFAEWVEAAAERAEPLDEARLCQARALHRALFREGVQTVLDRMRGAAGEGQGLVRLMLREGELQAFPWEALCAPGTQRGFLGNSPDLFLARGVSSADLWQPREVSGAVKLQVISPTSELAPAALKSALHARIATGELEWLEPLTGPQAGQRALFEHLRGGQVPHVLHFICHGAVDEAGTPRLRLADVDGEECWVDVELLAQQLKASFRGNLRLVVLEACEGARPGALASAAELLARAGADAVVAHLWPVKADVARLCSSTFYRALTGAEARRGDVAYSLSEARRMVLTQHQGSAEAFSPVLYLRGRDATLFDFKARKVGAPHAAPVRASPLPASLRLLLNQRFSLLLGDRWSDERSMLEAFRVRLRRGLEEASAPAPAGLSMSALAQRYAFRMGKDSLDSEFQDVFGQHDDSVPIVESLAKRLGPGVHVTLLRRPVLELALARQRPDLTLYVVQPPEAARSRAPVMRRAGGQDTWEPLDALPTSLDLRRDVLLLRLYRGYLPRQRFEQPFLTEDDYLLGVRELESMLSHELSDALLAILRARPVLLLGMSMLTWHHRMMLYRLFEERPLPRGSLALLEPGESERELWVAGASLPGRKGVQVVETDLSELVEPVAAPFCPEAA
- a CDS encoding YqiA/YcfP family alpha/beta fold hydrolase, which codes for MSTTPPVPTPTGLRWLYLHGFASGPDSTKGVAMARHYAAQGLHVERINLRVPSMEELRLSAMLDTVRAALGGPEDRAVLIGSSLGGLVASRVAEQDARVCALVLLAPAFRVVEQLHRRMGDAGWAHWEKAGWIETDDFAEKRKVRIHSGFIPDAEAVDARTGGWPDVRVPTLIIHGRADDTCLLRYSHQWAEGRRHVRVVEVDDGHELTASLPRITAESDAFLRPWGVGPRP
- a CDS encoding nSTAND1 domain-containing NTPase, with the translated sequence MNGVSLNPFQGPQPYRAADRERFFGREETIRKLANRILAHPCVTLFGPSGAGKSSVMQAGVIPLLEELHEFRTVRIDGWLADEPPLCRLVEAMHAALDLGPVIPELQPLAALDAAVELAVLRSDRPILIYLDQLEQVFFPGRRLEQTCMLMRGIGALARKPVQGLQVVLSLREDYLGRFRDRVCEMRELLEQGFRLGPLTVGEMVKVASRLVASGMPVQSWPEEELRPLMRQMRVDGQDAKDEAEVQAAFAQIVCRDLWEERGMGGILEMAEAESRVHRYLEMSLHGLGPHKEAARELLEEHLVASDGSRTLMTEQQARAVLPPGVADAVLTQLESAAVLHAEEHQGSRYFELGHDWLARKVFELKRTRRERRARVRTAALVGVLVVKALVMVWLFTWAMEQRHLAQTAQLRALQAEERECAPVPASWSPP